AACGCCACAGGTCGCATCCGCCAGCCAACGCGGACCAGCACATGTGTGTTACTGGCTCAGCCGGGCTTCTTTCACAATGCAGTGTGCCAATAAAAAAGCCACTGGCAGAGCCAGTGGCACACGGTATTGGTCGATCGTCGTGTTGGTCGATCGTCGTGTTGGTCGATCGTCGGGGCGACCTGAGTCGGCCCTGCGGAATCAGTCTTTCAGTTTGATGATCATTTCCGTCTCGACACTCGAGTTCAACGGCAGTTGAGCAACGCCGATGGCTGTCCGGGCGGCGAGGCCGGCGTCGCCGAAGACGTCGAGCAGAAGCTGCGATCCCCCATTGATGACGACGTGCTGTTCCGTGAAATCGAGGTCGGTATTCACGTAACCGGTCAGGCGGACAATGCTCTCGATGTCGTCAAACGAGCCGAGTTCCTGGTACACCATGCGGAGGTTGTTGGCCACGCAGATGGCGGCCGCTTTCTGAGCATCTTCCAGCGACACGACGCTCGGCACCTTGCCTTTGTAGGGGATGCGGCCGTTCTCAATCGGCACCGCTCCGGAAACATACAGCGTGTTGCCGTTGCGGGACACAGGCCGATAAATCGCTCCCGGCGGGAGTTCGACGTCGACTTTGAATCCCTTTTCTTCCATTCGCTGTTCGCGTTCACCCATCACAGATTCCTTTTCTCAGTTGAAGTTCAAAGTTGTTCGGTTCAAACCAGCAGCCCGCGGGCGTCAACGGTCACAGCCGTCAGTTCGTTCCCCTGGAGCCACCAGATCTGGTTTTGCAGATTCACACACGGGCAGATGTGATTCGGAATGATCGTGACCCGCTCGCCAAGTTCCGGAGCAGTCCCGCAAGCCGAAGTATCGACCTGGGCGTGCTCCTCACTCAGCTTACCGATCACGGCATCCGGGTATTCCAGAATCAGCCCGTAACCGCACTCCGGGTTTGGCCCGTTGCGGTCGCTGGTCAGTGTCTTAGAGCCGGCATCGAGAACAACCTGCCCCGGCACAGAGGTACTGATGACAGTCGCGATGATACGCCCGGCACAGTCATCGACCGTGGACACGCCGGCTTCAATGCAGTTGCGATCGTTGTAGATGTAGGTCCCCGGACGAAACTCGGTGGTCGAAGGCATGAGATGCGTCTGGAACGCGGTCGGCGTCGAGCCTCCCGATACAATCTCCGTGCTCGTTCGCTGCTCTCGGAATCGGGAGACGGCGTTACGGAGAATCGATTCGACTGCGGCGAGCCGCGTGGACTGCTCTGGACCTGGAGCCGGAACGTTGCCGGGGAAATACATCAGTCCCCGAACGTGAAGCCCGGGAAGAGCATCGACCTGTTTCGCCAGTTCCGCAGCCGCTTCCGCCCCCTGCACTCCGGTACGACCAAAACCGACGTCGAGGTCGATCAGTATTCCAATCTCGCTCCCACTATTGGAAGCCGCGACGGAAAGCCGCTCGGCTGCGAGCAGGGAATCGAGTCCGACGGTGGTCCGCGTTTTCCGTGCGAGTTTCCCAATCTCAGCGGCTCGATGGGCATCGACCGGCGGATAGGCGATCAGCAGATCCTCACAGAGTTCGCTCATCACCTCGGCTTCACCAACCTTGGCCGTGGTCAGGCCGACAGCCCCGGCTTCCATCTGCATCTCGGCAACCCGACGCAGCTTATGGGTCTTGATATGCGGGCGAAGCTTCAGATTGTGTGCACTGGCATAGGAGGCCATGCGGGCGATGTTTCGCCGCACGCTCTCCGCATCAATCACCAGAGCCGGTGTGGGCACGGTCTCCTGAGTCCACGTCGTCGTCATGAGCGGCAGTATTTCCTGTCAGAAGAACTTGCGGACGTTCTCATCCGCCGGGGGAGGCGTGGCGAGCGCGGCAATCACCGCAATGGCCCCTGACCCGGCGATTCCCCAGACCATCGGGTCGAAACCGAGCGGCTTGAGTGGACTCATCGCACTCAGCGATGTCACTCCGCCGAGATAGGCGGTTACGTAGCCGATGATATAGAGCAGCATGCAGACCGCCAAGCCGCCCAGCATTCCGGCGATCGCACCAGCCGAATTAAACCGGGGCCAGAAGAGCGCCAGAAACACCGGCATCAGATAAACCGAAGCCAGTCCACTGGCGGCGAAGATAATGACCACCTGAAGAAACCGGGGCGGATTGATCGCCGCCAGCATCACCAGGACGCCGATGCCCGCGGTACAGACATAGCTCAAAGTCTTCGTCGTTTTCTCAGAGACGTCTGGATTGAACTCGCGTTGGTAGACATCCCGCACCAGGGAGGAGGAGATCATCAGCATGAAGCTGTCGACCGTCGACATCGCGGCGGCAAAGGGAGCGGCAATCAGAATCCCGGCCAGCCAGGGGATGCCGGCATTGTTGGCAACCGTCATCGATAAGACGGGCATGATGCGGTCCGGCGTCTGGTCGAGAGCCGGCACAAGCAGCCGCCCGCAACTGAAGATTACGACCAGCGAGAAATAGATCCCCCCATAGTAGACGACAAGCAGGGCCATCGCTTTCTTGAGCGTGCGAGTGCTGTCGAACGCCATGAGTCGCACTTTGTTGCCGGGCTGACCGGCTGCTCCGAACGTCCAGAAGACGAAGAACGAAAAGGCGATCGTCAACGGGAGGAACCCCGCTTCGCTGTTCTCGCTCGGGCCGGGAGCCATGATGTAAGCTCCCTTCCGATCCGCCCCACCCCGATAAGCCTTCTCCTCAGCCACGGTGACCGCAATCGACTCCGGCAGCATCACATCCGGCTTGCCGGCAATCTGCTCAAGCCGCATGTTCTTCTCGAACTCGCCTGTAATCTCGACCGCTTTGATCCGCGAGCTGACCGCCCCATCGGCCGGGATGCGTGCGGATTCATTGATACGGAACAGCCGCTGATCATCACCGTCGCCGAGCGTGATCCACGTTTCACTTGGAATAAAACGGGGAGCCGAATCAGTCGTGCCACGCAACTCGAGTTGAACGAGTTGAGGCGGAGTGATCTCGGCCAGCGTCCGGGTCGCGTTCCCTAGGCCTCCAACCTGAATAATCACCAGCACGAGCAGTGCGATGACGCCGAAGAACATCACAATGCCCTGAAGCATATCGGTCCACACGACCGCTCGAAATCCGCCGACCGACGTGTAAGCAACAACCGTGAGCGAAAAGACCAGCAGCCCAAGCAGATATCCGGGATCGACGTGAGCAATCAGCGGGATCTGACTTGTGACATCGCCGAAGGCGAGAACCGTCTGTTGCCAGACCTTCACGTTGGCCAATAGTTCCAGCAAGATGATGCTGCCCAGTTTGAATTGCGGCACCAGAAACAGTGACAGCAGAGATACGAGCAGGACGGTGGCGATGATCGAGACCGCTCTGCTGCCGAAGCGGGCAAACAACAGGTCAGGCAGCGTGATCGCCCCCGCCTGACGAGCGACGCGGTTGATTCGTTTTCCAAGAAGCCCCATAGAGACAAGAGGCACGGTCATGTAACCGGCAATCCACAGGGCAACCACCCAGCCGTGTGCGTAAACCAGCGAGGGGAACCCGGCGAACGAACCGGCTGAGGCACTCGTGGCGGCAAACGTCAGCATGAAGGCCCAGGGCCCGAGACCGCGGCTGCCGAGGAAGTAGTCGTCCATGAAGTTGGTTTTGGAGAGCACGTAATGGCTCGCCAGCGCCAACCCCAACACAGCTGTGGAGTAAATGAGAAACGTGACCAGTGCATCGGTCGAATTGACGGCAGCGAGAACGGGCAGAAATTGACTCATGGCGTTCCCTCCTGTTCGTCACCCTCGCCCAGCTTCTCCCGGGCAAACTCTTCATCATCATCGGTGATGTAGTACAAGGCGTACCAGATGGTAAATATCCCAGCCGCGATCCAGGGAACGAACACGCCCCAGAAGATCCAGTCCGGCAGACCGAGCACTGTCGGCGGCGATTCGACATCGTAGTCGTAGGCCATCCAGCCGCAGACGATCATTGTCCAGGCGGTGAAGAAGATCCAGCCGCCAACGAGAACCAGAAGCTCCCGGACAGCCCGTACAAACGTTGGCGAATATCGCCCCTCCGAATCCGGTGAAACAGGCAAGCCGTTCCCTTTCAGTCGGGTAGAACTGTTCGCAAAACGCGTAACCAGTTCCGGTAAAAAATGCGGTCAATGTCTTCGTCCGTGTATCCCCGCTCCTGCAGCACATCGGCCAGACGTTGAAGATCGGCGATCGATTTCAGATCCGCCGGCGTCTGTTCATTCCCGAAACCGCCATCGAGATCGCTGCCGATCCCGGAATGATTCGTATTCCCCGCCAGCTGGCAGACATGGTCGATATGATCGGCCAGCGTGGTGATGACGACCTTTGTTTCCGCTGGCGTCGTCTTGCCAATCACCCAACCCGGGTGGAGCATCCAGGCATCGCAGGCCACTCCGATCACCGCGTCCTTCTCGATGAGCCGCTTCATCAGATCATCCGGCAGCTGGCGATCGCCGGGAATCAGCGTTCGACTGTTGTGATGACTGGCCCAGACCGCTCCGTCAAACCGGTCTAAGGCTTCGTGCATGCTTTCATCGCAGAGATGCGTCGCATCGAGCCCCATGTCGAGATGCTGCATCCGATCGAGCAGTTCGCGACCGTCGTCGGTCAGTGGTCCCGTGACCGCCGTACCGGCTGCATAGTGAGAATGTCCGTAATGGGCAGGCCCGATGGCGCGAAGTCCCGCTTCGTGCCATTCGTTGAGCTGCGCAGGTGCCACAATCGGATCGGCTCCTTCCATGGAGAGAATACACCCGAGTGGAGTCGCGTCCCGATTCAGATCCCAGTTCTGAAGATGTTCGTCCAGATCGCGTTTCGTGCGGATCATCCGCAGGTATCCCTGCTGTTCCCAGAGGCGATAGCAGGCGAGTTGCCCGTAAGCAGCCGCGTACGCTCCAATCCGATAGACCGAATCGAGACTGGTCCGGCGATAATTCGGCTGCCGCTGATGAGCGGGCCCGCTGCGGGCGAGGAGCGTGACGACGCTGAGGCCGAGATTGCCCCGTCGCATTTCGGGGAAGGAGACCGTTGCGTTCCCGCGAATGTGCACATCATCCATGCCGCGTTCGGCGGCATTCAGTTCGTCGAGGGAGAGAGTGAGATCGCGATCGTAGGAAGCGGCGTTCCACGCCAGGTCCAGATGGGCGTCGACGATCATTCTCACGTGGGCAGGCTCCGGGAGGGGAAGGAACTCTGGCGGTGGGCCGTGTCAGCAAAATCCGTTGCGGGAGAGTCAACGCGTGCGCCACGTTAACTCCTGGACTTCACCGTTCCATGCATGTTGGGCATCGGTCGTATGTGTTGTCAATTGAACGCCTGTGGCGGAGAGACGTGCGGTCGTCCAGCCGGTGGTCGATTTCGTCGGATCGGCGACATAGGACGTGGCCGGCGTATTGATAATATGGATGCCCCGTTCCTCGGCGATGCTGCGATCGTGGATGTGGCCGTGAACGTAAGCCTTCACCTGCGTCCGCGAGACCAGCAGATCCCAGAGTTCAGGGGAATCGATCAGTCCGCCGGGAAAGTGAAGTGGATCGCCGCCGAGCCGGGGATTATGATGGGCGACGATAATGGCCGGCTTGTCGGGCCGGGCGTCGAGTTCCTTCTTCAACCAGTCCCGCTGCTCGACGTCAATCAGTCCCTGGGTAACCATCGTTTCCTTCAGGGAATCGAGCAGGAAGAAGTTTGCGAATCGGGTTTCGACAACCGCCAGATGCTTCGCGGCCACCGGCGGATCGTCCGGACGCTCATTCTTCAGCACTTCATAGAAGACCTCGCGATTGTCGTGATTCCCCAGCGTGAGATGCGTCGACACGCCCGCTTCGTACAATGGATTCAGCAGGCGACCGAGATGTGCATAGTCCCCGGGCTGGCCGTCGTACAGTGCCAGATCTCCGTTGATAATCACCGACGCCGGTTTCCGTTCGCGATTCACCAGCTCCGTGACAATCTGGCGGAGGTGACTCGGCACCGGCGAGTTCGGCGGATGCTTTTCACCAATGTGCGTGTCGTTGAGGAGATAGACGAGATCGTCTTCCGTCTCGCCAGCGGGCTCGGCTGCAAAGATGGATGAACGAGCCGCAAGGCCTGCTCCCACAGTGACAAGAAACTGGCGACGATTGCAGCCGGGAAGATGAACGGGCATGGCTCATTTCTCCACGATCGGATTTCATTCAGGGGCGAGCGTCAAGTGATGATATCGTGAATCACGTTCCCATGCACATCGGTCAGACGAAAGTCGCGTCCCTGATGCCGAAACGTCAGACGCCGATGATCGATGCCAAGCTGATGCAGCAGCGTCGCGTTCAGGTCGTGAATGTGAACCGGATCGCGGACGATGTTGTAGGAGAACTCATCCGTTTCCCCAAAACTGGTCCCCGGCTTGAAGCCGCCCCCCGCCACCCAGATGGTGAAACACCGCGGATGATGATCGCGGCCGTAGTTGTCGGCTGTCAGTTCGCCCTGACTGTAAATCGTCCGTCCGAACTCTCCCCCCCAGATGACCAGCGTCTCGTCAAGCAGGCCGCGCTCTTTCAGGTCCTGAACAAGAGCCGCGGAAGGCTGATCGGTATCGGCACACTGCCCGCGAATCTGCTTCGGCAGAGCGTTGTGCTGATCCCAGCCCATATGATACAGCTGCACGAAACGGACATCTCGTTCAATCAGCCGGCGGGCGAGCAGGCAGTTGTAGGCATAGTGCCCCCGCTTCATCACATTCGGTCCGTAACGCTTCAGCGTCGCGGCTGACTCTTCAGAGAAGTCGACAATCTCCGGCACCGACATCTGCATGCGATATGCCATCTCATACTGAGCAATCCGGGAGTTGATCTCCGGGTCCTGTTTCTCCTCGAAGGTCATCTGATTCAGAGCCGCGATCGCATTCAGATTCCGGCGGCGGCCTTCCCGTGTCACCCCTGCGAGGTCGTTCAGAAAGAGGACCGGATCGCCGGACGACATGAACTTCACGCCCTGATGCCGCGACTCGAGAAAACCGCTGCCCCAGAGACGATCGTAAAGCGGCTGGCAGTTGGGACGCCCACTTCCCCGGGAGAGTAGCACCACGAACGCGGGGAGTTCTTCGCTTTCGCTGCCGAGTCCGTAGCTGATCCACGAACCAAAGCTCGGCCGCCCTGCCTGTTCAGCACCGGTCTGCAGAAATGTAATCGCCGGATCGTGATTGATCGCCTCGGTGTGCATCGACTTGATGTAGCACAGGTCATCCGAAATCGCCGCGACGTGTGGCATCAACTCGCTGACCGTCGCCCCCGATTCCCCGTGTTGGCGAAACTTGAAAATCGTCGGCGCGATCGGGAACCGCTGTTGACCGGACGTCATCGTCGTCAGCCGCTGCCCCTGTCGGATCGAATCGGGCAGGTCCTCATCGAACCGCTCCGCCATCGCCGGTTTGTGATCGAACAAATCGATCTGCGAAGGAGCCCCCGACTGACAGAGATAGATCACCCGCTTCGCTCGCGGCTGCTTCTGCTCCGACGCCTCAACTGCAGTTGGCTTCGGATTCAGCAGCGTCTGCAGTGCCATCGAACCGAGTCCGAGCCGGCACGAGTTCGACAGAAACTGCCGGCGGTTCGTCCTCATTGCCTCTGCAAAAAGATCAGCCATAGTCATCACATTCCGTCTCAGGGACGAGTCAGCGTGGTATCGAGATTGAGCAGCACTTCGGCGACTTCCGTGAAAGCGGCCAGACGACTCGGGGCAATCGGAACAGCACCGGTTATCCATTCTTTAGCCGGAGCAAACCGTTCCGCCGCCCGTTGAGGATGCTCGGAGTAAACGCCGAGATGCTGATTGAGCAGTTCATCGAGCACTCTCAATTGACGCTCTTCAATCGCACGGCTCTGTGTGCGCTGCCACAGCGAGGCAAGGATCTCGGCGTCGTTGGAACCGTGCTCCTCACGGAGCGTTCGGTGTGCCAGCATGATCGCCGAGACTGCGAACGTCGGATCATTCAGCGTTGTCAGTGCCTGCAGCGGAGAATTGGTCGTCGACCGGCGAACGTTGCACGTCTCTCGACTTGCGGCGTCAAACACCAGCATGTTTGGCGGCGGCATGCCCCGCTTCCAGAAAGTGTAGAGGCTGCGGCGAAACCGG
This region of Rubinisphaera margarita genomic DNA includes:
- a CDS encoding RidA family protein, with product MGEREQRMEEKGFKVDVELPPGAIYRPVSRNGNTLYVSGAVPIENGRIPYKGKVPSVVSLEDAQKAAAICVANNLRMVYQELGSFDDIESIVRLTGYVNTDLDFTEQHVVINGGSQLLLDVFGDAGLAARTAIGVAQLPLNSSVETEMIIKLKD
- a CDS encoding alanine racemase; amino-acid sequence: MTTTWTQETVPTPALVIDAESVRRNIARMASYASAHNLKLRPHIKTHKLRRVAEMQMEAGAVGLTTAKVGEAEVMSELCEDLLIAYPPVDAHRAAEIGKLARKTRTTVGLDSLLAAERLSVAASNSGSEIGILIDLDVGFGRTGVQGAEAAAELAKQVDALPGLHVRGLMYFPGNVPAPGPEQSTRLAAVESILRNAVSRFREQRTSTEIVSGGSTPTAFQTHLMPSTTEFRPGTYIYNDRNCIEAGVSTVDDCAGRIIATVISTSVPGQVVLDAGSKTLTSDRNGPNPECGYGLILEYPDAVIGKLSEEHAQVDTSACGTAPELGERVTIIPNHICPCVNLQNQIWWLQGNELTAVTVDARGLLV
- a CDS encoding sodium:solute symporter family transporter produces the protein MSQFLPVLAAVNSTDALVTFLIYSTAVLGLALASHYVLSKTNFMDDYFLGSRGLGPWAFMLTFAATSASAGSFAGFPSLVYAHGWVVALWIAGYMTVPLVSMGLLGKRINRVARQAGAITLPDLLFARFGSRAVSIIATVLLVSLLSLFLVPQFKLGSIILLELLANVKVWQQTVLAFGDVTSQIPLIAHVDPGYLLGLLVFSLTVVAYTSVGGFRAVVWTDMLQGIVMFFGVIALLVLVIIQVGGLGNATRTLAEITPPQLVQLELRGTTDSAPRFIPSETWITLGDGDDQRLFRINESARIPADGAVSSRIKAVEITGEFEKNMRLEQIAGKPDVMLPESIAVTVAEEKAYRGGADRKGAYIMAPGPSENSEAGFLPLTIAFSFFVFWTFGAAGQPGNKVRLMAFDSTRTLKKAMALLVVYYGGIYFSLVVIFSCGRLLVPALDQTPDRIMPVLSMTVANNAGIPWLAGILIAAPFAAAMSTVDSFMLMISSSLVRDVYQREFNPDVSEKTTKTLSYVCTAGIGVLVMLAAINPPRFLQVVIIFAASGLASVYLMPVFLALFWPRFNSAGAIAGMLGGLAVCMLLYIIGYVTAYLGGVTSLSAMSPLKPLGFDPMVWGIAGSGAIAVIAALATPPPADENVRKFF
- a CDS encoding dipeptidase; its protein translation is MIVDAHLDLAWNAASYDRDLTLSLDELNAAERGMDDVHIRGNATVSFPEMRRGNLGLSVVTLLARSGPAHQRQPNYRRTSLDSVYRIGAYAAAYGQLACYRLWEQQGYLRMIRTKRDLDEHLQNWDLNRDATPLGCILSMEGADPIVAPAQLNEWHEAGLRAIGPAHYGHSHYAAGTAVTGPLTDDGRELLDRMQHLDMGLDATHLCDESMHEALDRFDGAVWASHHNSRTLIPGDRQLPDDLMKRLIEKDAVIGVACDAWMLHPGWVIGKTTPAETKVVITTLADHIDHVCQLAGNTNHSGIGSDLDGGFGNEQTPADLKSIADLQRLADVLQERGYTDEDIDRIFYRNWLRVLRTVLPD
- a CDS encoding metallophosphoesterase family protein; this translates as MPVHLPGCNRRQFLVTVGAGLAARSSIFAAEPAGETEDDLVYLLNDTHIGEKHPPNSPVPSHLRQIVTELVNRERKPASVIINGDLALYDGQPGDYAHLGRLLNPLYEAGVSTHLTLGNHDNREVFYEVLKNERPDDPPVAAKHLAVVETRFANFFLLDSLKETMVTQGLIDVEQRDWLKKELDARPDKPAIIVAHHNPRLGGDPLHFPGGLIDSPELWDLLVSRTQVKAYVHGHIHDRSIAEERGIHIINTPATSYVADPTKSTTGWTTARLSATGVQLTTHTTDAQHAWNGEVQELTWRTR
- a CDS encoding DUF1501 domain-containing protein produces the protein MADLFAEAMRTNRRQFLSNSCRLGLGSMALQTLLNPKPTAVEASEQKQPRAKRVIYLCQSGAPSQIDLFDHKPAMAERFDEDLPDSIRQGQRLTTMTSGQQRFPIAPTIFKFRQHGESGATVSELMPHVAAISDDLCYIKSMHTEAINHDPAITFLQTGAEQAGRPSFGSWISYGLGSESEELPAFVVLLSRGSGRPNCQPLYDRLWGSGFLESRHQGVKFMSSGDPVLFLNDLAGVTREGRRRNLNAIAALNQMTFEEKQDPEINSRIAQYEMAYRMQMSVPEIVDFSEESAATLKRYGPNVMKRGHYAYNCLLARRLIERDVRFVQLYHMGWDQHNALPKQIRGQCADTDQPSAALVQDLKERGLLDETLVIWGGEFGRTIYSQGELTADNYGRDHHPRCFTIWVAGGGFKPGTSFGETDEFSYNIVRDPVHIHDLNATLLHQLGIDHRRLTFRHQGRDFRLTDVHGNVIHDIIT